GCTACCGCGACCGGCTGCCCTTCCGCTTCACCGGGACGCTGGAGCGCATCGACGTGCAGCTCGGCGAGGCGGCGGAGCTGACCACCGCCGAGCTGCTGGAGGAGCAACTGCACGCGGACTGAGCGCTCGCCGCGCGCGCCGGCGGGAGCGCCGCTGCGAGGGGTGGGGGCCTCACGGCTCGGGATGGTGCCCGCTCGGGCGCACCGGCTCGCTCACGCGCTGCCAGTCGATGTCCCTCCCGAGGTCCGCCTCCGCGCGCTCCACGTAGGCGCGGATCGCCTCGCCGACCGTGGAGAAGATGTCGTGCCGGCCGAGCTTCTCGAGCAGCCCCGACCGGCGAAGCACGCGGCGCATCGGCGCGTGGGGCTCCGCCAGGCCCAGCGTGATGCCTCGCTCGGCGAGCTCGCGGTCCAGCTCCTCCAGCGTCTCCGCCCCGGTGACGTCCAGATCGAACATCGCGCCGCAGTCGAGGACGACCATCCGCACCGGCGTCTCGGCGGCGCCGACGAGCCCGTGGACCTGCTCGCGCAGGAAGCGCGCGTTGGCGAAGAAGAGGGGCGCGTCCATGCGGTAGATGATGAGCCCCGGCAGCGTCTCACTGCCCGGCCGGCCCTCGATGTCCTGGTAGCCGGGCTGCCCCCTGAGCCGTCCCAGCACCGCGTCATGCGGGTGGGCGGCGCGGCGCACCAGGTCCGAGATCGAGAGCGCCACCGCCACGAGCACGCCCGGCAGGATGCCGAGCACCAGCACCCCCACGAAGGTCGCCATGGCGAGGACGCCCTCGAGTCTGCGCAGCTGGAAGATGCGCACGAACCCACGCAGGTCGAAGAGGGAGAGCGCCGAGGCGATCACCACCGACCCGAGCAAGGCGAGCGGAAGCAGGCTCATGACCGAAGCCAGGAAGAAGAGGATGACGGCGACGAACGCGGCGGCGAACAGACCCGCAGCCTGCGTCCGAGAGCCGCTCGCATCGTTGATGGCGGTGCGCGCGTCGCTGCCGGCGGCGGGCACGCCGTTGACGAGGCCCGCGGCGACGTTGGCCGCCGCGACCCCGAAGAGCTCCCGGTTGGCCCTGAAGGCGTCGCGGTTCTTGTCCGCGAAGATGCGGCTGGTCAGCGCCGAGCTCGCGAAGACGAGCAGCGCGATGCTCAGCGCACCGGGGGCGAGCTGCAGGACTCCGCCTTCCGGCAGCCTGGGCAGCGCGAGCGCCGGAAGGCCCTGCTCGATGTGCCCGAGCACCCGCAGCCCGTGCGCCTCGAGGCCGAGCAGGGCAGACAGCGCGATGCCAGCGACCACCACGAGGACGGCCCCCGGCAGCTGGGGGCGGACACGGCGAACGACGAGGAGGAACAGCAGCGCGGAGCCGGAGAGCCAGACGGTGGGCCCGTGCGCCTCCGGGATTTTCGAGGCCACCTCTTCCACCTGCGGGAAGAAGTCGCCCTGCGTGCTGCGGATGCCGAGCACCCCCGGCAGCTGCGAGACGACCAGCACCAGCGCAACCCCGTTGATGTAGCCGACGAGGATCGGCCGGGAGAGGAAGTTGGAGATGGAGCCGAGCCGGAAGCAGCCGGCGACGACGAGCGCGGCGCCGACCATGAGGGCCAGGAGTGCCGCCCCCTCGAGCCGCTGCTCCGGAGTCTGCAGCCCCGCCGCGGTGAGCACGGAGGCGACCATCATCGCCGTGCCCGCCTCGGGGCCGACGATGAGGTGGCGCGATGGACCGAAGAGCGCGTAGGCGATCATCGCGGCGATGCCGGACCACAGGCCGGCGACGGGCGGGACCTGGACGATCTGTGCGAACGCCAGGCCCTGCGGAATCAGCATGGAGCCCACGGCCAGCCCGCCGGCGAGGTCCCGCGCGATGAACCTGCGCTCGTAGCGGCGCAGCCACCGCGGGACAGGGACGCGCTTCACCCGCTTGCTCATCTGCCGAGACTGAGGATGCGCGAGATGCAGCGCAAGCGAGCTGCAGCTGTCCCCGGGTGCTGGGCAGGACCTGCAGGCCGAGCGCCCAGGAGCCCGTTCAGTCCGGCGAGCGCACGGCGGCCTCTCCTACCTCCGTCCACCGTGCGGGCGGCTCCCCGGATGATGAAGTTTCCCGGCGGCGTGGGCTGGGCCGAGGAGCGTCATGGAGCGCGGTTGGACGTTGCAGATGCTGCTGCGCCTGGCGGCTGCCTGCGTGCTGGGGCTCCCCGTCGGCTGGGAGCGCGAGAGCCGCGACAGGACGCCCGGGCTGCGCACCTTTCCGCTCGTCGCGCTGGGGGCGTGCGCGTTCCTGCTCATCGGGGAGCACGTGTTCGCGGGCGAGGCGGACGCCCGGGCGCGCGTGCTCCAGGCGCTGCTGACGGGCGTCGGCTTCCTCGGGGGCGGTGCGATCCTCAAGGAGAAGGGAGAGGTGCACGGGGTCGCCACGGCGACCGGCGTGTGGAGCACCGCGGGCATCGGCGCGGCCACCGCGCACGGAGAGTTCCTGCTCGCGCTCGTGCTCTCGCTGCTCACCACCCTCACCCTCCACGTTCACCTTCCGCGCAGCTGCGACCCGCGCTGACCCGGCCTCCCCATGCCCACGCGCGCCTCCGCCACTCCACAGTCCCGCTCCTGGCTCCAGGGCCTGCGGGGAGACGTGGTCGCGGGCCTCGTCAACGGCGTGGCGAGCGTGCCCTCGGGGCTCGCGACGGCGGCGATGGCGGGCGTCAACCCCGTCTTCGGCCTGTACGCGGTCACCGTCGCGCCGGCGGCGGGAGGGCTCGTCGCCAGCTCGCAGCTGATGCAGGTGGCGACCACCGGGGCCGCGGCGCTCACGGCGAGCCAGGGCATCTCCCGCTACCCGGGTGCACAGCGCAGCGAGGCCCTGTTCCTGCTCGTCGCGCTCGCCGGCGCCTTCCTCGTGCTCTTCGGCCTGCTGAAGGCGGGGCGCCTGCTGCGCTACGTGTCCTTCCCGGTGATGAGCGCGTTCCTCTCGGGCGTGGCGGTGGTGCTGGTGTTCGACCAGACGGCGCAGCTGGTGGGCTACAGCCCGGAGGCGCGGACGAGCCTCGGAGAGTTCGTGGATCTGCTGCTGCACCTGGGCGAGATCCACCTGCCGTCCGCCGTCGTCGGGCTCCTCGGGCTCGCCCTCATCCTCGGCCTGCTGCGCACGCCGCTGGGCAAGGTCTCCACCCTGGTGGGGCTGGTGGTGCCGACGGTGCTCGTGGTGCTCTGGAGGCCCGCCGGGGTCCAGCTCGTCTCCGACGTGAGCGAGATTCCCCGGGGCCTGCCGCCGCTCGGGCTGCCGGACTTCCGGCTGTTCACGCCGGGCCTGCTCCTCTCCGCGTTCGCGCTCGCCGTGGTCATCGCCATCCAGGGGGCCGGCATCAGCCAGAGCTACGGCAACCCGGACGGCACCAGGGCCGACCCCTCGCGGGACATGCTCGCGCAGGGGGTGGCCAACGTCCTCGGCAGCCTCGTCTCGGGGATGCCCACCGGCGGCTCGGTGGGGCAGACCGCCCTGAACGTGAGCGCCGGCGCGAAGAGCCGCCTGGCGGGCGTGTTCCACTCGGCGTTCATGCTGGTGATCATCCTGCTCGTGCCCGGGCTGGTGGGGCGGGTGCCGATGCCCGCGCTCGCCTCGGTCATGGTCGTCGCGGGCTACAGCGCGATCCGCTTCGGGGCCATGGGCTTCATCTGGCGCACCGGCGGCCCGGGCCGCTGGGTGCTCGCGGTGACCTTCCTCGCCACGCTGGTGCTCTCCATCTCGCAGGCCGTCGCGCTGGGCGTCGTCTGCGCCGTGGTGCTCTACCTCTACTCGTCCGCGAGCCACCTGCGGCTGCAGGCGCTCGAGCCTCAGGAGGACGGGGAGGTCCACGTCGTCGAGGTTCCCGAGCGCCTGGCGGACCGGAGCATCACCGTGCTCGACGTGCATGGGAGCCTCTTCTTCGCCGCGGCGCGCCGGCTGCGCGAGCTGCTGCCGCGGCCGGAGGGGAGCGAGCGGCCCGTGGTGGTGCTCCGGCTGCGCGGCAACAGCCAGGTCGGCACCACCTCCATCGAGGTGCTGAACGACTACGCGCACGCGCTGGCGGACGCAGGGGGGCGCCTCTACCTGAGCGGGATGACCGACGAGGTGAGCGAGCGGCTGGAGCGGGCCCACCGGCTCGAGCTGGACGAGGAGGTCTCCCTCTTCCCGGCGACCCACGTCCTCGGAGGCTCCACCCGGGACGCCGTCTCCGCGGCGAGGGACTTCCTGCGCCAGTCCCCGTGAGCGCGGGCCCGGGCTCAGCGAAACCGGTAGCGGCGGCGGCCCGGCGGCGAGCGGCGCAGGCGCGCGTACTGCAGCGCGGAGGTGGCGAGGAACATCACCCCGCGGCTGACGAGGTAGAGCCCGGTCAGCGTGCCGGCGAGCCGCATGCCCACGCTGCGCCACTGCAGCGCGAGCAGCACACCCAAGGTGACGTTCACCGCGCCCGTCACCAGCTCCGCTCTCCAGGCGCCCTCGCGCCTGCGGAAGGCGACGAGCATCAGGAACAGGCCGTCCAGCAGGAACACCGCCATGAGCAGCGGCGTCACCACCCGCAGGCTGCTCAGGGGGCGCAGGACGAGCGCGAGGGCCACGGCCAGGGCAAGCAGCGGGACGGCGAGGTGCCACCCGCCGCGGTGCTCCGCGTGCAGCTCGCGCAGCGCCACGCCGGCGCCCACCCCGAGCGCGATGCCGAGCACCAGCACGGTCATGACGGAGGAGAGGAGGCTGAGGACGAGCGCGAGCACTCCCACGAAGAGGAGCCCGAGGCCGGCGAGCAGCGCTCCTGCCGCCTCGTCCGTGGGGTGTGGATCCGCGAGTGGGGTGGGCACCGGATGCCTCCTCTTGCGGCAAGCTAGGACGCAGGGAACGCCGCGGGAAGGCGTGGACGCCCGACAGACGAGCGTGCGGCGCGTCGGGTGCTGTGCACTGCCGAGCGCAAGCGCCGGGCGGAGGCCCCGCGCCTGGAGGGCCGCCGGTATCGTGCCGGGCGATGCCGCTGCTCGCCCTGCTCACCCTGCCCTTCCTCTCGAGCCTGGTCGCGGCGCTGCTGCCGACGCGGGCGCGCAACCGCGCGGCGGCGCTCGCGGGGCTCACCGCGCTCGCGTGCGCGGTGGGGGCGGCGCTGTACCTGCCGGCCATCGCCCGGGGCGAGGTGCCCGAGCAGCGCCTGCGCTGGGTGCCCGGGCTGGGGCTGGACCTGGTGCTGCGGCTGGACGGCTTCGCCTGGCTGTTCTGCCTCCTGGTGCTGGGCATCGGCGCGCTGGTGGTGCTCTACGCGCGCTACTACCTCTCGCCCACGGACCCGGTGCCGCGCTTCTTCGCCTTCCTGCTCGCCTTCATGGGGGCGATGGTGGGCGTGGTGCTCTCGGGGAACCTCTTGCAGCTCGCCTTCTTCTGGGAGCTGACCTCGCTCTTCTCCTTCCTGCTCATCGGCTACTGGTACCACCGCCGCGACGCGCAGCGCGGCGCCCGCATGGCGCTCACGGTGACGGGCGCGGGCGGGCTCGCGCTGCTGGGCGGGGTGCTGCTGCTGGGCCACCTCGCGGGCAGCTACGAGCTCGCGGCGGTGCTCGCGAGCGGCGCGCGCGTGCAGGCCCACCCGCTCTACCCGGTGGCGCTGGTGCTGGTGCTGCTCGGGGCCTTCACCAAGAGCGCGCAGTTCCCCTTCCACTTCTGGCTGCCCAACGCGATGGCGGCGCCCACGCCCGTCAGCGCGTACCTGCACTCGGCCACGATGGTGAAGCTGGGGGTGTTCCTGCTCGCGCGGCTGTGGCCGGTGCTCTCGGGCACCGAGCTGTGGTTCTGGCTGGTGGGGGGCGCGGGGCTCGTCACCCTGCTGCACGGCGCGTGGGTGGCGCTGTTCCAGCGCGACCTCAAGGGGCTGCTCGCCTACTCCACGCTCTCGCACCTGGGACTCATCACGCTGCTGCTGGGGCTCAACAGCCCGCTGGCCGCGGTGGCGGCCGTGTTCCACATCATGAACCACGCGGCCTTCAAGGCCTCGCTGTTCATGGCGGTGGGCATCATCGACCACGAGACGGGCACGCGCGACATCCAGCGGCTCAGCGGACTTTGGCGGCCCATGCCGTACACCGCCACCCTGGCCATCGTGGCGAGCGCTGCCATGGCGGGCGTGCCGCTGCTCAACGGCTTCCTCTCCAAGGAGATGTTCTTCGCGGAGACCGTGTTCCTCGAGGGCACGCCGCTGGTGGAGTGGGGGCTGCCCTTGCTCGCGACGGTGGCGGGCATGGGCAGCGTGGCCTACTCGCTGCGCTTCACGGTAGACGTGTTCTTCGGCCCCTCCAGCGCGAAGGCGCTGCCGCGCGAGCCCGAGGAGCCGCCGCGCTGGATGCGCGTGCCGGTGGACCTGCTCGTGCTCCTGTGCGTCGTCGTGGGGGTGGCGCCGGCAGCCACGGTGGGCCGGGTGCTGGACGAGGCGGCGCGGCCCGTGGTGGGCGGGACGCTGCCCGCCTTCAGCCTCGCGCTGTGGCACGGCTTCAACCTCCCGCTGCTGATGAGCCTCGTGGCCTTGGCGGGCGGGGTGGGCTGCTACCTGCTGCTGCGGCGCCGGGGGCGCGCGCGCGGCCTGCCGGAGCAGGCGTGGACGCTGGTGCCGCTCGAGGGCCGGCGCGTCTTCACCTCGCTGCTCGCGCGGCTCACGCTCGCCTCGCGCGGGGTGCGCCGGCAGCTGCTCTCGGCGGGGCTGCAGCGCCAGCTGCTGCTGCTGGTGCTGGTGACGCTGGTGCTGGGCGCGGCGGCGCTGCGCCACGGCGGGGCGGGGCCGGGGGACCGGCCGCGGGTGCCGCTCGCGCCCGCCTTCGCGGCGCTGTGGCTCGTGGGGGGCGTGGCGGCGCTGGGGGCGGCGTGGCAGGCGAAGTACCACCGGCTCGCGGCGCTGATGCTCTCGGGGGTGGCGGGGGTGGTGTGCTGCATCACCTTCATCTGGTTCTCCGCTCCCGACCTCGCGCTCACCCAGCTGGTGGTGGAGGTGGTGACGACGCTGCTCATCCTGCTGGGCCTGCGCTGGCTGCCGCCGCGCGAGCCGCAGCGCGGCGAGTTCACGCGGGCCACGCTGCGCCAGGCGCGGTGGCGGCGCTCGCGCGACCTCGTCGTGGCGCTCGGGGCGGGAGGCGGGATGGCGGCGCTCGCGTACGCCGTCTCCACGCGCAACCTGCCGCAGGGGCCGGCCTCCTTCTTCCTCGCGAACGCGCTGGAAGGGGGCGGCGGCCGCAACGTGGTGAACGTGATGCTGGTGGACTTCCGCGGCTTCGACACCTTCGGCGAGGGCGTGGTGCTGGGGCTGGTGGCGCTCACCGTCTACGCGCTCTTGCGCCGCTTCCGGCCCGCCGAGGAGATGCTGGAGCTGCCGCCGCAGCAGCGCGCGCTGCCGCCAGATCTACAGACGGACCTCATCAACCCGCGCCGCGCCCGGGACACGGCCGTGGGCTACCTGATGGTCCCGGCGGTGCTGGTGCGCCTGCTCTTCCCGGTCACCTTCGTGGTGGCGGTGTTCTTCTTCCTGCGCGGGCACAACGCGCCGGGCGGCGGCTTCGTGGCCGGGCTGGTGGTGTCGGTGGGCGTGCTGCTGCAGTACCTGGTGTCCGGCACGGAGTGGGTGGAGGAGCGCCTGAAGCTCGCGCCGCGCACGCTCATCGCGGTGGGGCTCTTGCTGGTGCTGGGCACCTCGGCGGGCGCCTTGTTCGCGGGCTACCCGCTGCTCACCTCGCACACCTGGCACCTGTCCTTGCCGCTGCTGGGCGAGGTGCACGTGGCGAGCGCGCTCTTCTTCGACCTGGGCATCTTCTCGCTGGTGCTGGGCTCCACGCTGTTCATCCTCGTGGCGCTCGCCCACCAGTCCATCCGCGCCCACCGCACGCCGGGAGAGCCGTGATGGAGGCGGTGCTCTCGCTCGCCATCGGCGTGCTGCTCGGGGCGGGGGTGTGGCTCATCCTGCGCCCGCGCACCTTCCAGGTGGTCATCGGGCTCTCGCTCATCGCCTACGCAGTGAACCTGTTCATCTTCAGCATGGGGGGGCTCGCGATCGACGAGGAGCCCATCCTGGTGGACGGCGTGCCGGCAGACCTCGCGCACTACGCGGACCCCATGCCGCAGGCCCTGGTGCTCACGGCGATCGTGATCAGCTTCGCGATGACGGCGCTGCTCCTGGTGGTGCTGCTCGCCTCGCGGGGACTCTCGGGGACGGACCACGTGGACGGTGTGGAATGAGCGCGCTCGTGGAGCGGCTGATGCCGCACCTGATCGTGGCGCCCATCCTGCTGCCCATGCTGGCGGCGGCCCTCATGCTGCTCTTGGGCGAGGGGCGCCGCCCGCTGAAGGTGGCGGTGGGCAGCCTCTCGGCGCTGTTGGGGCTGGGCGCGTCCGTGGCGCTGCTCGCGTGGGTGGACGCGCGCGGCACGGTGGCGTACCTGCCGGGCAACTGGCCGGTACCCTTCGGCATCGCGCTGGTGGCGGACCGGCTCGCGGTGCTGATGCTGCTGCCCACCTGGGTGCTGGGGCTGTGCACGGTGCTGTTCGCGTCCGCGCGCTGGCACCGCGCGGGCGTGCACTTCCATCCGCTGGTGCAGCTGCAGCTGATGGGCCTGTCCGGCGCCTTCCTCACCGGAGACCTCTTCAACCTCTTCGTCTTCTTCGAGGTGCTGCTCGCGGCCTCGTACGGGCTGCTCCTGCACGGCTCGGGGCGGGCCCGGGTGCGCGCGGGGCTGCACTACGTGGTCATCAACCTGGCCGCCTCCTCGCTCTTCCTCATCGGCGCCTCGATGCTCTACGGCGTCACCGGGACGCTGAACCTGGCGGAGCTGTCGCGGCAGGTGGCGCAGGTGAGCGCGGCGAACCGGGGGCTCGTCTTCGCGGCGGCGACCATCCTCGCGGTGGCCTTCCTCATCAAGGCGGCCGCCTGGCCGCTCAACCTGTGGCTCGCGCCTGCGTACGCCGCGGCGACCGCGCCGGTGGCGGGGCTGTTCGCCATCCTCACCAAGGTGGGCGTGTACGCGCTGGCGCGGCTGTGGACGCTGCTCTTCTCGGGCGGCCCGCAGGCGGGCTTCGGCACGGACGCGCTGCTCGCCCTCGGCCTGGTGACGGCGGCGCTCGCCTCGCTGGGGATGGTGGGCGCGCAGCGGCTGGGCACCCAGGCGGCCTTCAGCGTGGTGCTCTCGGCGGGCACGCTGCTCGCGGCGCTGGGGCTGGGTCAGGCGGGCGTCACCGGCGGCGCACTCTTCTACCTGGTGAGCTCCGCGCTCTCCGGCGGCGCGCTCCTCCTCGTCATCGACCTGGTGGAGCGCTGGCGCAACGCGGGGGCGACGCTGGAGGACGAGGCGCCCTTCCTCGGCCCGGGGCTCGAGGCGCAGGAGGTCAACCTCGACGACGAGCAGGCGCCGCTGGTGGGCTGGCCCTTCCCCGCCTCCACGGCGGCGCTGGGGCTGGCCTTCCTCGTGTGCGTGCTGCTCGTGGCGGGGCTGCCGCCGCTCTCGAGCTTCGTGGGCAAGCTGGCGATGCTCTCGTCCGCGCTGGGGCAGGCGGGCGCGGGTGGCCCGGTCTCCGCGCGGGCGGGGACCTTCCTCGCGGTGCTGCTGGGCTCGGGGTTCCTGAGCCTGGTGGCCCTCACGCGCGCGGGCATCCGGGCCTTCTGGTCCGGGGAGCGGCGCGAGGGCCCGCGGCTGCGGCTGGCCGAGGGGCTGCCGGTGCTGGCGCTGCTCGGCGCGTGCGCGGCGCTCACCGCGGGGGCGGGCCCGGCGCTGCGCTACACGCAGGCGGCGGCGCAGGCCCTGTACGCGCCGCAGGGCTACCTGGACGCGGTGTTCGGGGCGCCGGTGCGGCCCTCCCCCTCTACCGAGGCGAGGTCCACGCGATGAGGCGGCTCTTCCCCTCGCCGGTGCTCTCGGGCGCGCTCTTCGTGCTCTGGCTGCTGCTCGCGCAGGCGGTGGACGCGGGCAACCTGCTGCTGGGGGCGGTGCTGGGGGTGCTCGGCCCGCAGCTCACGGCGCGGCTGCGCCCCGCGCCGGTGCGGATGCGCCGCCCGCTCGTCATCCTGCGCCTGGTGGGCGCGGTGCTCGTGGACATGCTCGCCTCGAACCTCGCGGTGGCCCGCGCCATCCTCGGCCGCCGGCCGCAGGCGCTGCGCTCGCGCTTCGTGCGCATCCCGCTCGCGGTGCGCGACCCCAACGCGCTGAGCGTCCTGGCGATGATCGTCACCACCGTGCCGGGCACCGCGTGGGCGGAGCTGTCCTACGACCGCAGCGCCCTGCTGCTGCACGTGCTGGACGTGGAGGACGAGGCCGAGCTGATTGCGCTCATCCAGCGCCGCTACGAGCGGCCCCTGAGGGAGATCTTCGAATGAGCCCCCTGCTCCTGGGCGC
This Aggregicoccus sp. 17bor-14 DNA region includes the following protein-coding sequences:
- a CDS encoding sulfate permease; translated protein: MKRVPVPRWLRRYERRFIARDLAGGLAVGSMLIPQGLAFAQIVQVPPVAGLWSGIAAMIAYALFGPSRHLIVGPEAGTAMMVASVLTAAGLQTPEQRLEGAALLALMVGAALVVAGCFRLGSISNFLSRPILVGYINGVALVLVVSQLPGVLGIRSTQGDFFPQVEEVASKIPEAHGPTVWLSGSALLFLLVVRRVRPQLPGAVLVVVAGIALSALLGLEAHGLRVLGHIEQGLPALALPRLPEGGVLQLAPGALSIALLVFASSALTSRIFADKNRDAFRANRELFGVAAANVAAGLVNGVPAAGSDARTAINDASGSRTQAAGLFAAAFVAVILFFLASVMSLLPLALLGSVVIASALSLFDLRGFVRIFQLRRLEGVLAMATFVGVLVLGILPGVLVAVALSISDLVRRAAHPHDAVLGRLRGQPGYQDIEGRPGSETLPGLIIYRMDAPLFFANARFLREQVHGLVGAAETPVRMVVLDCGAMFDLDVTGAETLEELDRELAERGITLGLAEPHAPMRRVLRRSGLLEKLGRHDIFSTVGEAIRAYVERAEADLGRDIDWQRVSEPVRPSGHHPEP
- a CDS encoding MgtC/SapB family protein is translated as MERGWTLQMLLRLAAACVLGLPVGWERESRDRTPGLRTFPLVALGACAFLLIGEHVFAGEADARARVLQALLTGVGFLGGGAILKEKGEVHGVATATGVWSTAGIGAATAHGEFLLALVLSLLTTLTLHVHLPRSCDPR
- a CDS encoding SulP family inorganic anion transporter, producing the protein MVAGLVNGVASVPSGLATAAMAGVNPVFGLYAVTVAPAAGGLVASSQLMQVATTGAAALTASQGISRYPGAQRSEALFLLVALAGAFLVLFGLLKAGRLLRYVSFPVMSAFLSGVAVVLVFDQTAQLVGYSPEARTSLGEFVDLLLHLGEIHLPSAVVGLLGLALILGLLRTPLGKVSTLVGLVVPTVLVVLWRPAGVQLVSDVSEIPRGLPPLGLPDFRLFTPGLLLSAFALAVVIAIQGAGISQSYGNPDGTRADPSRDMLAQGVANVLGSLVSGMPTGGSVGQTALNVSAGAKSRLAGVFHSAFMLVIILLVPGLVGRVPMPALASVMVVAGYSAIRFGAMGFIWRTGGPGRWVLAVTFLATLVLSISQAVALGVVCAVVLYLYSSASHLRLQALEPQEDGEVHVVEVPERLADRSITVLDVHGSLFFAAARRLRELLPRPEGSERPVVVLRLRGNSQVGTTSIEVLNDYAHALADAGGRLYLSGMTDEVSERLERAHRLELDEEVSLFPATHVLGGSTRDAVSAARDFLRQSP
- a CDS encoding DUF308 domain-containing protein, encoding MPTPLADPHPTDEAAGALLAGLGLLFVGVLALVLSLLSSVMTVLVLGIALGVGAGVALRELHAEHRGGWHLAVPLLALAVALALVLRPLSSLRVVTPLLMAVFLLDGLFLMLVAFRRREGAWRAELVTGAVNVTLGVLLALQWRSVGMRLAGTLTGLYLVSRGVMFLATSALQYARLRRSPPGRRRYRFR
- a CDS encoding monovalent cation/H+ antiporter subunit A, encoding MPLLALLTLPFLSSLVAALLPTRARNRAAALAGLTALACAVGAALYLPAIARGEVPEQRLRWVPGLGLDLVLRLDGFAWLFCLLVLGIGALVVLYARYYLSPTDPVPRFFAFLLAFMGAMVGVVLSGNLLQLAFFWELTSLFSFLLIGYWYHRRDAQRGARMALTVTGAGGLALLGGVLLLGHLAGSYELAAVLASGARVQAHPLYPVALVLVLLGAFTKSAQFPFHFWLPNAMAAPTPVSAYLHSATMVKLGVFLLARLWPVLSGTELWFWLVGGAGLVTLLHGAWVALFQRDLKGLLAYSTLSHLGLITLLLGLNSPLAAVAAVFHIMNHAAFKASLFMAVGIIDHETGTRDIQRLSGLWRPMPYTATLAIVASAAMAGVPLLNGFLSKEMFFAETVFLEGTPLVEWGLPLLATVAGMGSVAYSLRFTVDVFFGPSSAKALPREPEEPPRWMRVPVDLLVLLCVVVGVAPAATVGRVLDEAARPVVGGTLPAFSLALWHGFNLPLLMSLVALAGGVGCYLLLRRRGRARGLPEQAWTLVPLEGRRVFTSLLARLTLASRGVRRQLLSAGLQRQLLLLVLVTLVLGAAALRHGGAGPGDRPRVPLAPAFAALWLVGGVAALGAAWQAKYHRLAALMLSGVAGVVCCITFIWFSAPDLALTQLVVEVVTTLLILLGLRWLPPREPQRGEFTRATLRQARWRRSRDLVVALGAGGGMAALAYAVSTRNLPQGPASFFLANALEGGGGRNVVNVMLVDFRGFDTFGEGVVLGLVALTVYALLRRFRPAEEMLELPPQQRALPPDLQTDLINPRRARDTAVGYLMVPAVLVRLLFPVTFVVAVFFFLRGHNAPGGGFVAGLVVSVGVLLQYLVSGTEWVEERLKLAPRTLIAVGLLLVLGTSAGALFAGYPLLTSHTWHLSLPLLGEVHVASALFFDLGIFSLVLGSTLFILVALAHQSIRAHRTPGEP
- a CDS encoding Na+/H+ antiporter subunit C gives rise to the protein MEAVLSLAIGVLLGAGVWLILRPRTFQVVIGLSLIAYAVNLFIFSMGGLAIDEEPILVDGVPADLAHYADPMPQALVLTAIVISFAMTALLLVVLLASRGLSGTDHVDGVE
- a CDS encoding monovalent cation/H+ antiporter subunit D: MSALVERLMPHLIVAPILLPMLAAALMLLLGEGRRPLKVAVGSLSALLGLGASVALLAWVDARGTVAYLPGNWPVPFGIALVADRLAVLMLLPTWVLGLCTVLFASARWHRAGVHFHPLVQLQLMGLSGAFLTGDLFNLFVFFEVLLAASYGLLLHGSGRARVRAGLHYVVINLAASSLFLIGASMLYGVTGTLNLAELSRQVAQVSAANRGLVFAAATILAVAFLIKAAAWPLNLWLAPAYAAATAPVAGLFAILTKVGVYALARLWTLLFSGGPQAGFGTDALLALGLVTAALASLGMVGAQRLGTQAAFSVVLSAGTLLAALGLGQAGVTGGALFYLVSSALSGGALLLVIDLVERWRNAGATLEDEAPFLGPGLEAQEVNLDDEQAPLVGWPFPASTAALGLAFLVCVLLVAGLPPLSSFVGKLAMLSSALGQAGAGGPVSARAGTFLAVLLGSGFLSLVALTRAGIRAFWSGERREGPRLRLAEGLPVLALLGACAALTAGAGPALRYTQAAAQALYAPQGYLDAVFGAPVRPSPSTEARSTR
- a CDS encoding Na+/H+ antiporter subunit E — encoded protein: MRRLFPSPVLSGALFVLWLLLAQAVDAGNLLLGAVLGVLGPQLTARLRPAPVRMRRPLVILRLVGAVLVDMLASNLAVARAILGRRPQALRSRFVRIPLAVRDPNALSVLAMIVTTVPGTAWAELSYDRSALLLHVLDVEDEAELIALIQRRYERPLREIFE